The DNA segment AGAAGGAATCGTGGCCGGAAGTGACCAAAGCGTAGGCGGCGGAGCGCTGAGTATCCGACGGCTTGCCTCGTCCAACGGTCACCGTGGTAACACTATCGCTAGCCCGGCGAGCACGCCGGTGATGATAAGTGCATACTTCATCTGCAAATTCGTTAAAAAGATAAGGTCTGGCGCGGCGCAGGCGATCGAATCGCGATCGTCGAGAGCTCAAAACCGTATCGAACGGATGCCGCTCAGAAATCTAGCTTGCCGTAAGCCGACATGACCGATTTTTCGACATCTAGATTTACCCAACGTCGGCGATGTTGAACTCGCCCCCCAAGGCTCAGAACAACCACGCAAACGTTGCCCCCTTTCTTCAGATAGCCCTGGAGGAATTCATGACCTGAAAGCCAAGAAGTACAGAGACACGAGAGACCTTTGCTTAAGATCGCCCCGGGGACCGTTTCGGCGTCGGCCGGATAGCACTTTTCCAGAGACACATCGTGAGAACTTTCGCCGGCCAGCGTTGACGTAGGTCCTTGCCGGAGCCGCGATAAAAACGAAAAAAGACCGGCATGAAAACCATGCCGGCCTTTTGTTCTTCTGCGCTGCTTTCGCGAGGGACGTGCGATAAATAAGTTGACGATTTCCGCTCAGGCTGCTCTTGTTTGTTTCCACCGGGCTCGTCCCGGTCGGTACAACAACTGGCAGCTACCTGAATGCCTTTACTGACTCGATCCTTCTCCGCCAGCCAGTGGACATTTTCGACTCGCATTCAACTCTGTCCCGACCACAGAAACCTTGCGTCCGGCGTTAATTAGCGTACTGATGTCACCAGTTCTTCGTGTTTTTCTGAACCAAGATCGTATCGATCAAGGTTCATTACCTTGGTCCACGCATCGACAAAGTCGCTAACGAACTTCGCCTCAGCATCGCCGCTCGCGTAAACCTCTGCGATGGCTCGCAGCTGCGAATTGGATCCAAAGACTAAATCCACGCTGCTTGCGCGCCACTGGACCTCATTAGTCTTTCGGTCACGCCCCTCATAGAAATGATCGCAAACTTCTGACACGGACCACATCGTGTTCATGTCCAGCAGGTTTACAAAAAAGTCGTTGGTCAACACGCCAACTCGCTCGGTCAGCACCCCCAATCGCATCTCGTCCGTGTTCGCGTTCAAAACACGCAATCCGCCAACAAGCACAGTCATTTCCGGTGCCGTCAAGGTCAGCAATTGGGACTTGTCAACCAATAGCTCTTCCGCGGGACGGTCAAGATTGGCAGCGGTGTAGTTGCGAAACCCATCGGCGATCGGTTCAAGGACAGCCAATCCGTCCACATCGGTCATGTCCACTGTGGCATCCGTTCTTCCGGGACGAAAAGCAATGCTTACTTCATGCGACGCTTTTCTCGCAGCTTCCTCCACGGCGGCGTTTCCGGCCAGCACGATCAGATCCGCCAATGAGATCTTCGTTCCGTCGGTTTTGTACTGATCGAATTTGTTCTTGATATTCGTCAACTTGGAAAGAACATTCTCCGTTCGCTGTGGATTATTCGCGGCCCAATCTTTTTGCGGTGCCAGTCTGATTCTCGCCCCATTCGCGCCACCACGACGATCGCTGTGACGATAAGTCGAAGCAGACGCCCAAGCCGTCGAAACGAGTTCCGATATGCTGAGACCTGAGCGAAGAACCGCTTTCTTCAGCAACTCAACATCGGCTTCACTGACCAGTTTGTGATCCACTTCTGGCACCGGATCTTGCCATAGAAATGACTCATCGGGAACTTCCGGGCCGAGGTAACGAGAAGTCGGCCCCATGTCACGATGCGTCAACTTGAACCACGCCTTGGCAAAGGCCCGTTCAAATTCTTCCGGATTCTCGTAGAAACGTCGCGAGATCGGTCCGTAGATCGGGTCGACTTTCAAAGCAAGGTCGGTCGTAAACATCATCGGGGCATGCGACTTCGAAGCGTCGTGTGCGTCTGGAACGGTCCCCTCAGCGGCGGAATCTTTCGGTTTCCACTGAAAGGCTCCCGCTGGGCTTTTCACCAATTCCCATTCATATTCAAACAAATTCTCAAAGTAGCCGTTGGACCATTCGATGGGCGTCGAGGTCCATG comes from the Roseimaritima multifibrata genome and includes:
- the katG gene encoding catalase/peroxidase HPI, which codes for MAAASQCPVIGQVDPNRHTVSGTYSSGDWWPNQINLEILHQNSSKGNPMDEDFDYPKEFAKLDLAAVKADIEAVMTDSQDWWPADYGHYGPLFIRMAWHSAGTYRVNDGRGGASYGTQRFAPLNGWPDNANLDKARRLLWPVKQKYGKRISWADLMVLTGNVALESMGFEPLGFAGGRVDVWEPQKDVYWGPETEMLGDARYSGDHELANPLAAVQMGLIYVNPEGPNGKPDPLAAAKDIRETFGRMAMNDEETVALIAGGHTFGKSHGAAPPEGNVGPDPEGANLVEQGLGWKNSYGTGNASDTITSGLEGAWTSTPIEWSNGYFENLFEYEWELVKSPAGAFQWKPKDSAAEGTVPDAHDASKSHAPMMFTTDLALKVDPIYGPISRRFYENPEEFERAFAKAWFKLTHRDMGPTSRYLGPEVPDESFLWQDPVPEVDHKLVSEADVELLKKAVLRSGLSISELVSTAWASASTYRHSDRRGGANGARIRLAPQKDWAANNPQRTENVLSKLTNIKNKFDQYKTDGTKISLADLIVLAGNAAVEEAARKASHEVSIAFRPGRTDATVDMTDVDGLAVLEPIADGFRNYTAANLDRPAEELLVDKSQLLTLTAPEMTVLVGGLRVLNANTDEMRLGVLTERVGVLTNDFFVNLLDMNTMWSVSEVCDHFYEGRDRKTNEVQWRASSVDLVFGSNSQLRAIAEVYASGDAEAKFVSDFVDAWTKVMNLDRYDLGSEKHEELVTSVR